ATTTTATCGCAAAAAAATATTCCTCTAAATGAAATTCCAAATTTTTTAGAGCCAAAAATAAGGGATTATCTTCCAAATCCTTATCTTCTGAAGGATATGCAAAAGGCTGTTGAGCGAATTATTTTTACAATAATTAATAATCAAAAAATTGCAATATATGGTGATTATGATGTTGATGGTGCTTCCGCAACTGCACTTCTTGTAAGGTTTTTTAGGGGGCTAAAGTCTGAAATTTTATTTCACATTCCAGATAGGATAAAAGAGGGTTACGGCGTAAATTTTGAGGCTCTGAAAAATCTAAAAAATCAGGGGGCGGATTTGGTAATTTCTGTTGATTGTGGCGTTCTAGCTTTTGAGCCAATTCTAAAGGCAAAAAATATTGGACTTGATGTAATTGTAATTGATCATCATTTGAGTGATGCGGTATTACCAGAAGCTGTTGCGGTTGTTAACCCAAATAGGTTAGATGATGATTCAAAACTCAATAATTTATGTGCTACTGGCGTTGCATTTTTAGTATGTGTTGCGATAAATTCTGAGTTAAAAAAACAAAAGTATTACTGCAATACTTCAATAGAAGAAATAAATTTATTGCATCTTTTAGATTTAGTTTCACTCGCCACAATTTGTGATGTGATGAGTTTAACTGGCGTAAATAGGGCTTTCGTAAAGCAAGGGCTTAAAATTTTAGCTGAAAGGCGAAATCTAGGCTTATCAGCACTTATGGATATTTCAGGTTTGAAGAATGCTCCAGATGTTTATTCGCTAGGGTTTTTAATAGGCCCTAGAATTAATGCTGCGGGCAGAATTTCTGATTGCTCACTTGGTGCAAAAATTTTATCAGAAGAAAATCAATTTAAGGCTTTAGAATATGCTGAAACCTTGAATAATCTTAATAAAGAAAGGCAAGAAATTGAACAAAATATTTTTATAGAAGCATTAGAAATGGCTTCAAAAAAAGATGAAAATTTAGCGTGCATAGTGCTTGCTTCAAAAAACTGGCATCAAGGCGTAATTGGCATTGTGGCTGGAAAAATTAAAGAAATATTTGATAAACCTACTGCCATAATTGCTCTGAATGAAGGCGTTGGCAAAGCTTCTGCTAGAAGTGTGAATGGGATTGATTTTGGTAGTGGCATTATCAATGCAAAAAATGATGGGTTAATTTTGGCTGGTGGCGGGCATAAAATGGCGGCGGGCTTTTCAATATTAGAAGAAAATATTAAGAAACTAGAAGAATATTTGCATCAAAAATTTTTAGAAGATTATAAAATTTATCAATCAAATAAATATGTTAAGGCAAATTTGGTTCTGCCAGCTAGTGCGTTAACTTTAGAATTAGCTGATGAAATTTCAAAATTATCACCCTTTGGAATTGGCAATTCTGAGCCATTAATTTTGGTTGAGAATGTGAAAATAGTTTCGCTTAAAACCTATGCAGAGAAGCATATTGGGTTTTATTTTTCTGATGCAAATCTTGCAAAAGTAAATTCAAAATCAGTTAAAGGAATTTTATTTAACGGCAAAAATACTACGCTTGGCAATGCTTTGGAAGAAAATTATATGAAAAATGTCTCGCTACTTGGTAAAATTCGTAAAAATAGCTTTAATAACTCGGAATATATTGATTTTTTCCTAGAAGATGTAGTTATAAATTAGAACAAATTTTTGAGTGTCAGTGCTTTATTTGATTTTGCCATTTTTGGGGTATTTATACACGCTATGCTTTGCACCGCATAATTACTTTGCGTTGGGAATGCTTGCTTTTCCAGCGTTCCTAATCATTTTAGATATTCTAAAAACTCCACTAAAAACTTTCTTTGGTGGTTTTTTATTTGCATTTGGTCATCATATTTCTGGCTTATATTGGATTTCAAATTCATTATTGGTAGAAGCGGATAAATTCGCTTGGCTTGTGCCTTTTGCGGTTAGTGTAATACCTGCTTATTTAAGTATTTACATAGGTTTAGCGGCAAGTATTACTTATAAATTGAAATATAATGGACTTGCGAAAGTGTTATTTTTCAGCTCCATTTGGGTTTTATTCGAAATATTGCGATCGCAATTATTCACTGGTTTTCCTTGGAATTTAACAGGTTATACAATCCTTAAAAATATTAATCTCTCTCAAATTGCTGCTTTTCTTGGCGTTTATGGTTTGAGTCTATTTGTTCTAATAGTTTTTCTAAGCCCTTATCTGGTTATCAATGCCTTTGTAGAAAGTATCAAAGATAAATCGCCATATAGGTTAAGCCTAAGCCTTATTTATCTGATGCCTATTGCATTTATAATAAGTTGGCTTTCATATTGGGGTGGTCAAAGAATTGCAGAGAATAAGGATAGATTTGAAAATATTTCAATTCGTATTGTGCAGCCGAATATTCCTCAGAACGAAAAATTTGATAATGCAAAAATTGGCGATCATCTATTTAAGTATTACACCCTTACGGTTGATGAAAATGAGGATAAAGCCTTTGTTCCTGACTTAATAGTATGGCCTGAGGCTGCAACACCTTATGTGCTAACCAAAAATCCAGAATTTTTGGAAGATTTGAAAGATATAATCCCTTATGGAGCTTATTTGGCTTTAGGAACAATAAGAACTGAAGGCGAAGAAAAAAATCAAAAAGTTTATAATTCAATCCAATTTGTTGATTCAGAGGGGGTTCTCTCTGAGACTAAATATGATAAGCACCATTTAGTGCCGTTTGGTGAATATATTCCTTTCAGAAAATATTTTCCTAACATAGAAAAAATTACACACGGAATGGGGGACTTTTCAATGGGGCAGGGTATTGAAACCCTTAAGGTTGGACAAATTCCGCCTTTTTCACCTTCTATATGTTATGAGATTATTTTCCCGAAAAAAGTTGCGGATTTTTCAGGCGAAGAAAAGCCAAGATTTATTCTTAATGTTACTAATGATGGCTGGTTTGGCTTAACTTCAGGGCCTTATCAGCATTTAGAGCAAGCTAGAATGAGAGCGATTGAGGAGGGCATTAGCGTTATTCGTTCAGCAAATACAGGGGTTTCAGCTATAATTGATCCATTAGGGAGAATTATGGCAAGCCTAGATTTGAATAAGTATGGCGTGGTTGATGGAAACCTTCCCGCAAGCCTAAATAAAAGAACTTTTTATAGTATTTTTGGGAATAAAATTGTGATTTTAATTGCAGCATTCTTTATGTCTCTCGCCCTTTTCTTGAAATATTATGCCAAATTGAAGCGATGCCATCAAGCAAACTAGTAGGTTTTTCAATTTCATCTATATCAAGATTATAAGTTTTATATTGGTTTTTACCAAGAATAGTAACTATAGAATTTAAGTCCTCACTGAAATATTTGAATGAATTAGCTAATGGAGTTCTTGGTTCTAATGCTTTATTAGGTAAGGTTTTTTCCTCTAAAATAGATTGAAGTTTTATTATTTGCTCAACTGGAAAGCCTTCCTCAGTAATTCTTTTACTGGCCGGATTGAATTTAATAACTTCACTTTTATTATTTAGAATTTCCTGAAGCTGTTCAAAGCTACAGGTTCTTACATTTATGCTTACATCTAAGCAACCCTCCCCCCCAACAGCAAGAGAGTTCACCATAAAATGATAATTTGATTGTTTTCTTGATTAAAAATTTTAACTTGTTTATTTAAAATGGTTCGATTTCTATTTATCGTTAATTTCAATCTAACATAAAATTGTTACAAAATCATTACAAAAAGTTAAAAAAAGGTTAATAATATGTCGCAACCGAAAATTCAATTATCTGAAGTTTATAAATCTTTTGGATCAAAAAAAGTTCTGCAGGGTGTTGATTTATCCTTAAATTCAGGGGAATCCCTTGTTGTAATTGGAGGTTCTGGCAGCGGAAAATCAGTTCTTATAAAAACTATTATAGGTTTAATTCAGGCAGATAAAGGCTCAATAAAAATTGATGGGGTTGAAACATCGCACTTAAATCGTTCTGGCAGACAAGAAATTATGAATAAATTTGGGTTTCTATTTCAAGGCGGTGCATTGTTTGATAGTTTGCCAATCTGGGAAAATGTGGCTTTTGGGTTAATCAACGCATTATCTATGGATAGAGATAAAGCCAAAGAAATCGCAATTAAAAAAATTCAACAAGTTGGTATGGGTAAAGATGTTGCGGATTTATTCCCAGCCGAGCTTTCTGGAGGTATGCAGAAGCGAATTAGTTTGGCAAGGGCTATAGCAACTGACCCTGAAATTATCTTCTTTGATGAACCTACAACCGGCCTAGACCCTATAATGAGTGATGTTATTAATAATCTGATTGTTAAGTGCAGTAAAGAGCTTAAGGCAACAACTATAAGCATTACGCATGATATGAATAGTGCTACAAAAATTGCTGATAAAATTGCGATGATTTATCAAGGAAAAATCATATGGGAAGGTAACCCAAATAACATTTATTCAAGCGGAAATGGTTATGTTGACCAATTTGTAAATGGCAGATCTGAAGGCCCTATTGAGATAAAATTACAGGATCATTAAGAGCTAATCCCTTCAATTTCAGCTTTGATATTATTTGCGAGGGTTTCAATTTTGATAGCATCTTCACCCTCAAGCATTACCCTTATAAGTGGCTCAGTGCCTGATTTACGAATAACTATTCTGCCTTTATCACCAAGAGATTTTTCTGCTTCTGCGATAGAATTTTTAACTTTTGAATTTTCTAAAATTTCATCGGCATCTTTAGTGATTTTAATATTTTTCAAAACTTGTGGAAATGGATTAAACACATTCAAAACCTCACTCGCAGGTTTTTTCTTTTCAATGATAGAAGCTAAAACTTGAAGTGCCGCAAGCAAGCCATCACCAGTAGTTGTGTAATCATTAAAGATAATATGACCAGATTGCTCACCACCAAAATTACAGCCAATTTCTCGCATTTGCTCCATCACATATCTATCGCCAACTTTGGTGCGGTGCATTTTTAGCCCTAGCGATTCAATATGCTTTTCAAGCCCCATATTTGACATTATTGTAGTTACAACGCCCCCACCTTTAATAAGCCCTCTTTCTTGCCAGTTTGAAGCGATTGCCCCCATTATTTGATCACCATCTATAATGCGGCCTTTTTCATCGCAGATAACTAGCCTATCAGCATCTCCATCAAGTGCGATGCCAATATCAGCCTTAGATTCCCTCACTTTTTCACTTAAAATATCTGGGTGAGTTGAGCCACATTCTTTATTGATATTAAACCCATCAGGCTTTGCGAAGATGGTTTCAACTTCCGCACCTAACTCCCATAATATAATCGGTGCGATTTTATAAGCTGCACCATTGGCACAATCTAGAACGATTTTAAGACCTTCCAGCCTGCTTCTTTTTGGGAAAGTTTGTTTGATATATTCAATATATCTGCCGGGTGCATCATCAATTCTTTTGGCTCGCCCTAGATTTTCAGGCTTAGCACGATATTTGGATAAATCAGAATTTACCAGAGCCTCAATCTCCTTCTCGGCTTCATCAGAGAGTTTTAAGCCATTCATTTGAAAAAACTTAATACCATTATCATAATAAGGGTTATGCGAGGCGGAAATCATAACGCCGACATC
The sequence above is a segment of the Rickettsiales bacterium genome. Coding sequences within it:
- the recJ gene encoding single-stranded-DNA-specific exonuclease RecJ, whose product is MHNFENKLSVKGKFWQVIDFDENYVKSACQKFSISDFLARILSQKNIPLNEIPNFLEPKIRDYLPNPYLLKDMQKAVERIIFTIINNQKIAIYGDYDVDGASATALLVRFFRGLKSEILFHIPDRIKEGYGVNFEALKNLKNQGADLVISVDCGVLAFEPILKAKNIGLDVIVIDHHLSDAVLPEAVAVVNPNRLDDDSKLNNLCATGVAFLVCVAINSELKKQKYYCNTSIEEINLLHLLDLVSLATICDVMSLTGVNRAFVKQGLKILAERRNLGLSALMDISGLKNAPDVYSLGFLIGPRINAAGRISDCSLGAKILSEENQFKALEYAETLNNLNKERQEIEQNIFIEALEMASKKDENLACIVLASKNWHQGVIGIVAGKIKEIFDKPTAIIALNEGVGKASARSVNGIDFGSGIINAKNDGLILAGGGHKMAAGFSILEENIKKLEEYLHQKFLEDYKIYQSNKYVKANLVLPASALTLELADEISKLSPFGIGNSEPLILVENVKIVSLKTYAEKHIGFYFSDANLAKVNSKSVKGILFNGKNTTLGNALEENYMKNVSLLGKIRKNSFNNSEYIDFFLEDVVIN
- the lnt gene encoding apolipoprotein N-acyltransferase; the protein is MLYLILPFLGYLYTLCFAPHNYFALGMLAFPAFLIILDILKTPLKTFFGGFLFAFGHHISGLYWISNSLLVEADKFAWLVPFAVSVIPAYLSIYIGLAASITYKLKYNGLAKVLFFSSIWVLFEILRSQLFTGFPWNLTGYTILKNINLSQIAAFLGVYGLSLFVLIVFLSPYLVINAFVESIKDKSPYRLSLSLIYLMPIAFIISWLSYWGGQRIAENKDRFENISIRIVQPNIPQNEKFDNAKIGDHLFKYYTLTVDENEDKAFVPDLIVWPEAATPYVLTKNPEFLEDLKDIIPYGAYLALGTIRTEGEEKNQKVYNSIQFVDSEGVLSETKYDKHHLVPFGEYIPFRKYFPNIEKITHGMGDFSMGQGIETLKVGQIPPFSPSICYEIIFPKKVADFSGEEKPRFILNVTNDGWFGLTSGPYQHLEQARMRAIEEGISVIRSANTGVSAIIDPLGRIMASLDLNKYGVVDGNLPASLNKRTFYSIFGNKIVILIAAFFMSLALFLKYYAKLKRCHQAN
- a CDS encoding ATP-binding cassette domain-containing protein; translation: MSQPKIQLSEVYKSFGSKKVLQGVDLSLNSGESLVVIGGSGSGKSVLIKTIIGLIQADKGSIKIDGVETSHLNRSGRQEIMNKFGFLFQGGALFDSLPIWENVAFGLINALSMDRDKAKEIAIKKIQQVGMGKDVADLFPAELSGGMQKRISLARAIATDPEIIFFDEPTTGLDPIMSDVINNLIVKCSKELKATTISITHDMNSATKIADKIAMIYQGKIIWEGNPNNIYSSGNGYVDQFVNGRSEGPIEIKLQDH
- the glmM gene encoding phosphoglucosamine mutase, whose product is MSKLFGTDGIRGKSNIFPMDAETALKVGMAAGAYFTRGQHKHRVVIGKDTRLSGYMIESALTAGFISMGMEVFLVGPMPTPAVALVTRSMRADVGVMISASHNPYYDNGIKFFQMNGLKLSDEAEKEIEALVNSDLSKYRAKPENLGRAKRIDDAPGRYIEYIKQTFPKRSRLEGLKIVLDCANGAAYKIAPIILWELGAEVETIFAKPDGFNINKECGSTHPDILSEKVRESKADIGIALDGDADRLVICDEKGRIIDGDQIMGAIASNWQERGLIKGGGVVTTIMSNMGLEKHIESLGLKMHRTKVGDRYVMEQMREIGCNFGGEQSGHIIFNDYTTTGDGLLAALQVLASIIEKKKPASEVLNVFNPFPQVLKNIKITKDADEILENSKVKNSIAEAEKSLGDKGRIVIRKSGTEPLIRVMLEGEDAIKIETLANNIKAEIEGISS